A window of Vigna unguiculata cultivar IT97K-499-35 chromosome 4, ASM411807v1, whole genome shotgun sequence contains these coding sequences:
- the LOC114180724 gene encoding uncharacterized protein LOC114180724, with the protein MENQRPAPARKTLGDYAMQQGPRYFSSIAIPSTTKTLEMKPAFLSLISSHQFTGMDNEDPYTHLSTFYELIGTMGFQEGDLEHVYMRLFPFSLAGKAKEWLKSHPNQSLNSWKDVEEKFLNRFFPPSRYIKAKADISTFRQGPDEPFCEAWERFNSLLRKCPNHGFEDIAQLNIFCNGLRPDTKMILDAAAGGTMMSVDAEQATRIIEALASTDHQAQHNRQTVQRKGVLDLSTTDAILAQNKILTQQIEALTKQMSKLPEQLQVVQSFPSQQPMRCDFCGGDHPNGHCSYQSSSQGEVQYVSNQGRPGNFSSNNNFSQGWRNNPNQNFGWKQDAGPSNRQPPYQQQQQHYPSVHDRTSKLEDTLEKFMQASLTNQKNTEASIRNLETQVGQLAKQLSDQQTSQFSANTQTNPKEHCKSITT; encoded by the coding sequence ATGGAGAATCAGAGACCAGCTCCAGCCAGGAAGACACTTGGAGACTATGCTATGCAACAAGGGCCGAGATATTTTTCTAGCATAGCAATACCATCCACCACTAAAACTCTGGAGATGAAGCCAGCTTTCCTCAGCTTGATCAGTTCTCATCAATTCACTGGAATGGATAATGAAGATCCATACACTCACCTTTCTACATTCTATGAATTGATAGGAACCATGGGCTTTCAAGAAGGAGATCTTGAGCATGTATACATGCggttgtttcctttttctttggcaGGTAAAGCAAAGGAATGGCTTAAGTCACATCCAAATCAGAGTTTGAACAGTTGGAAGGATGTTGAGGAGAAATTCTTGAACAGATTCTTTCCACCATCTCGCTACATCAAAGCCAAAGCTGATATTTCAACGTTTAGGCAAGGACCAGATGAACCATTCTGTGAAGCTTGGGAGCGGTTCAATTCCTTATTGAGGAAATGCCCAAATCACGGATTTGAGGATATTGCTCAGTTGAACATATTTTGTAATGGTCTGAGGCCTGACACCAAGATGATATTAGATGCAGCAGCAGGTGGAACAATGATGAGTGTAGATGCGGAGCAAGCAACTAGAATCATTGAGGCATTAGCATCCACAGATCATCAAGCTCAGCATAATAGGCAGACTGTTCAGAGGAAGGGAGTGCTTGATCTTAGTACTACAGATGCGATCTTAGCTCAGAATAAGATTCTGACTCAACAGATTGAAGCACTGACAAAGCAGATGTCTAAATTACCAGAGCAGTTGCAAGTTGTGCAATCTTTTCCTAGTCAACAACCCATGAGATGTGACTTCTGTGGAGGAGATCATCCAAATGGTCATTGTTCTTATCAGAGTAGCTCACAAGGAGAAGTTCAATATGTGAGCAACCAAGGAAGACCAGGTAATTTCTCCAGCAATAACAACTTTTCACAGGGGTGGAGAAACAATCCAAATCAGAATTTTGGATGGAAGCAAGATGCTGGTCCTTCAAACAGACAACCTCCTTatcaacaacagcaacaacattATCCTTCGGTGCATGACAGAACATCTAAACTGGAGGATACTTTGGAAAAGTTTATGCAAGCTTCTTTAACTAATCAGAAGAATACAGAAGCTTCAATCAGAAATCTTGAAACACAGGTTGGACAGTTGGCGAAACAATTATCAGATCAGCAGACAAGTCAATTTTCAGCCAACACACAGACTAATCCCAAGGAGCATTGTAAATCTATTACCACCTGA
- the LOC114181893 gene encoding G-type lectin S-receptor-like serine/threonine-protein kinase At1g34300, with the protein MFLKIQFLFLTLFLAATVVTAIDRGSTLSASSTSNQTWSSPSGTFSLGFISVQPPTTPPSYIAAISYTGGDPVVWSAGHGAAVDSGGSLQFLSSGNLRLVNGSGATVWESATAGATSAALEDSGNLVISNGTSTVWSSFEHPTDTLVQSQNFSVGKVLTSESYFFSLSGIGNLTLKWNNSIEYWTQGLNSSVNISLESPVLSLNTIGLLELSDVNLGSNPVLVAYSSDYDLNANVFRVLKLDNDGNLRIYSTNLGGGTSTVRWAAVANQCEVYSYCGNYGVCSYNDSSTVCGCPSENFEMVDPNNGRKGCRRKVSLDSCQGSATMLTLDHAVVLSYPPTSETFFIGLSACRTNCLSGSSACFASTSLSDGSGQCVLRSIDFVSGYQDPSLPSTSYFKVCPPLAPNPPSSSAGTVRERRSKVPAWVVVVVVLGTLLVLLALEGGLWMWCCRNNKRFSGLSAQYALLEYASGAPVQFSYRELQQATKGFKEKLGAGGFGAVYRGTLVNKTVVAVKQLEGIEQGEKQFRMEVATISSTHHLNLVRLIGFCSEGRHRLLVYEFMKNGSLDNFLFLTEQHSGKLLNWEYRYNIALGTARGITYLHEECRDCIVHCDIKPENILLDENYVSKVSDFGLAKLINPKDHRHRTLTSVRGTRGYLAPEWLANLPITSKSDVYSFGMVLLEIVSGRRNFDVSDETNRKKFSIWAYEEFERGNISGILDKRLAAHEVDMEQVRRAIQASFWCIQEQPSQRPTMSRVLQMLEGVTEVEKPPAPKSVIEGTVSGTSTYLSSNASAFSTVGVSPPGPSSASSFQISGVSTFNSGRTPEKATSSLLQSDT; encoded by the coding sequence ATGTTCCTAAAAATCCAGTTTTTGTTCCTCACCCTTTTTCTGGCAGCCACCGTTGTTACCGCCATAGACCGGGGTTCCACTCTTTCAGCCTCTTCCACCTCCAACCAAACGTGGTCTTCTCCCAGTGGCACCTTCTCTCTGGGATTCATCTCCGTTCAGCCTCCCACCACCCCTCCTTCCTACATCGCCGCCATCTCCTACACCGGTGGCGACCCTGTTGTCTGGTCCGCCGGACACGGCGCAGCTGTGGACTCCGGTGGGTCCTTACAGTTCCTCTCCTCCGGCAACCTCCGCCTCGTCAACGGCTCCGGCGCCACCGTGTGGGAATCTGCCACGGCGGGCGCCACTTCAGCAGCCCTTGAGGACAGTGGCAATTTGGTGATTTCGAACGGCACAAGCACCGTCTGGTCAAGCTTTGAACACCCCACTGATACCCTGGTGCAGTCTCAGAATTTCAGTGTTGGTAAGGTTCTCACTTCTGAAAGCTACTTTTTTAGCCTCAGTGGAATTGGGAATTTGACTCTGAAGTGGAACAACAGCATAGAATACTGGACTCAGGGTTTGAATTCTTCCGTGAATATTAGTTTGGAGTCCCCTGTGTTGTCTTTGAATACGATTGGGCTTTTGGAACTTTCTGATGTGAACTTGGGTAGTAATCCTGTTCTTGTTGCCTATAGTAGTGACTATGATTTGAATGCTAACGTGTTTAGGGTGTTGAAGTTGGACAATGATGGGAATTTGAGGATTTATAGTACTAATCTAGGTGGTGGAACTTCTACTGTTAGATGGGCTGCTGTTGCAAATCAATGTGAGGTTTATTCTTACTGTGggaactatggtgtgtgcagtTACAATGATTCCAGCACGGTATGTGGTTGCCCTTCAGAGAATTTTGAGATGGTTGATCCGAATAATGGTAGGAAAGGGTGCAGGAGGAAGGTGAGTCTTGATAGTTGCCAAGGGAGCGCCACTATGTTGACCTTGGATCATGCTGTGGTGTTGAGTTATCCCCCTACATCGGAGACGTTTTTCATTGGTTTGTCAGCTTGTAGAACGAATTGTCTTTCGGGTTCAAGTGCCTGTTTTGCTTCTACTTCCTTGTCAGATGGCTCAGGGCAGTGTGTATTAAGATCAATAGATTTTGTTAGTGGATATCAAGATCCTTCGTTGCCCAGCACTTCTTATTTCAAGGTTTGTCCACCCTTGGCACCAAATCCACCATCCTCTTCGGCAGGGACTGTGAGGGAAAGGAGGTCCAAGGTGCCTGCAtgggttgtggttgtggttgttttGGGTACCCTTTTGGTTTTGCTAGCCTTGGAAGGGGGTTTGTGGATGTGGTGTTGTAGGAATAACAAGAGGTTTAGTGGGTTGTCAGCTCAGTATGCTCTTCTTGAGTATGCTTCTGGTGCTCCGGTGCAGTTCTCGTACAGGGAGCTCCAGCAAGCTACAAAGGGGTTCAAGGAGAAGCTCGGAGCTGGTGGGTTTGGTGCTGTTTATAGAGGCACTCTTGTTAACAAAACTGTTGTTGCAGTGAAGCAACTTGAGGGCATTGAGCAAGGTGAGAAGCAGTTTAGGATGGAAGTTGCCACTATAAGTAGCACTCATCATCTGAATTTGGTGAGGCTTATTGGCTTTTGCTCCGAAGGGCGCCACCGGCTTCTGGTTTATGAGTTCATGAAAAATGGATCTCTTGATAATTTTCTGTTCCTGACAGAACAACATTCAGGAAAATTGTTGAATTGGGAGTACCGATACAACATTGCTCTTGGCACAGCAAGGGGCATCACATACCTACACGAGGAGTGCCGTGACTGCATAGTCCACTGTGACATAAAACCTGAAAACATTCTCTTGGATGAGAATTATGTTTCCAAAGTCTCTGATTTTGGCCTTGCAAAGCTTATCAATCCCAAGGACCATAGGCATCGGACCTTAACAAGTGTGAGAGGAACCAGAGGATACTTAGCTCCTGAGTGGCTTGCAAATCTTCCAATAACATCCAAATCTGATGTTTACAGCTTTGGTATGGTTTTGTTGGAGATTGTGAGTGGAAGGAGGAATTTTGATGTTTCAGATGAAACAAACAGGAAGAAGTTCTCCATCTGGGCCTATGAAGAGTTTGAGAGAGGTAACATCAGTGGAATTTTGGACAAAAGACTAGCTGCACATGAAGTTGATATGGAGCAAGTAAGAAGGGCAATTCAAGCAAGCTTTTGGTGCATCCAAGAGCAGCCATCTCAGAGACCAACAATGAGCAGAGTGCTGCAAATGCTAGAAGGAGTAACTGAGGTTGAAAAGCCACCTGCCCCAAAATCAGTGATTGAAGGAACTGTAAGTGGAACCAGCACATATCTGAGTAGCAATGCCAGTGCATTCTCCACTGTTGGAGTTTCACCCCCTGGACCCTCTTCTGCATCATCATTTCAGATTAGTGGTGTTTCAACCTTCAACTCAGGAAGGACCCCTGAGAAGGCAACCTCATCTCTTTTACAATCAGACACATGA
- the LOC114181301 gene encoding uncharacterized protein LOC114181301 yields MSLACLVCHSVDSPSPSHSFRSYSVSSAENEGRCHGVATCLTRKLSLPPSAVHSFLAPTSSSKVTPQPTGSSNNLMPGGTPRLVRSRAVTRDRVRNWNFDEIVMQS; encoded by the coding sequence ATGAGTCTGGCATGTCTTGTGTGCCATAGTGTGGATAGTCCATCACCATCACACTCTTTCAGGAGCTACTCTGTTTCAAGTGCAGAAAATGAAGGAAGATGCCATGGTGTTGCAACCTGCTTAACCAGAAAATTGTCTCTTCCACCCTCTGCAGTGCACTCTTTTCTTGCACCAACATCATCATCCAAAGTCACACCACAACCTACTGGTTCAAGCAACAACTTGATGCCTGGCGGCACGCCGCGGCTTGTCAGAAGCCGTGCAGTGACAAGGGACCGAGTAAGAAATTGgaattttgatgaaattgtaaTGCAGTCCTAG